From the Musa acuminata AAA Group cultivar baxijiao chromosome BXJ3-7, Cavendish_Baxijiao_AAA, whole genome shotgun sequence genome, one window contains:
- the LOC135642027 gene encoding inositol-tetrakisphosphate 1-kinase 1-like has product MAEIITPRRFVVGYALAPKKQQSFIQPSLVGLARERGIDLVAIDASRRLADQGPFDCVIHKLYGEDWKAQLEDFAARNPSVPIVDPPLAIERLHNRISMLQVVSELEIPQVRETIGIPSQVVIYDSGALSNSGVVGALHFPVIAKPLVADGSAKSHKMSLVFHRDALLKLKPPLVLQEFVNHGGVIFKVYVVGDYVQCVKRKSLPDVSEEKLECSEGSVTFSQVSNMTTQDPTEVEYYMHLNEPEMPPLSFLTEIARGLRQAMGLRLFNFDVIRDVKIGNRYLVIDINYFPGYAKMPSYEKILTDFFWNIVYENKEQDPGGLAVGDNDKESKVLVGNHR; this is encoded by the coding sequence ATGGCGGAAATTATAACTCCTCGGAGATTCGTGGTAGGGTACGCACTCGCCCCAAAGAAGCAGCAGAGCTTCATCCAGCCCTCGCTTGTCGGTCTCGCACGCGAGCGTGGTATCGATCTTGTCGCTATCGATGCATCACGGCGCCTCGCGGATCAGGGTCCCTTCGATTGCGTGATCCACAAGCTTTATGGTGAGGATTGGAAGGCCCAGCTCGAGGATTTTGCAGCCAGGAACCCTAGCGTTCCTATCGTTGATCCACCGCTTGCCATCGAGCGCCTCCACAACCGTATCTCCATGCTCCAGGTCGTGTCTGAACTTGAGATTCCCCAGGTGAGGGAGACCATTGGGATCCCGAGCCAGGTGGTGATCTATGATTCCGGCGCCCTATCCAATTCTGGGGTCGTCGGAGCCCTCCACTTCCCGGTCATTGCCAAGCCCCTGGTGGCCGATGGAAGTGCCAAGTCGCATAAGATGTCGCTTGTTTTCCACCGCGATGCCCTCCTTAAGCTCAAACCGCCCCTCGTACTGCAGGAGTTTGTGAACCATGGGGGGGTCATCTTCAAGGTGTATGTGGTGGGAGATTATGTGCAGTGCGTGAAGAGGAAGTCCCTTCCGGATGTCTCTGAAGAGAAATTGGAGTGCTCTGAGGGATCTGTCACCTTCTCGCAGGTGTCCAATATGACGACGCAGGACCCAACAGAGGTCGAGTATTACATGCATCTGAATGAGCCAGAGATGCCCCCGTTGAGCTTTCTCACAGAGATAGCAAGGGGTTTGAGGCAGGCCATGGGATTGCGCCTTTTCAATTTTGATGTTATAAGGGATGTGAAGATTGGAAACCGTTATCTTGTGATTGACATTAACTACTTTCCTGGCTATGCAAAAATGCCATCTTATGAGAAAATTTTAACTGACTTCTTCTGGAACATCGTTTATGAGAACAAAGAGCAAGATCCTGGAGGCTTAGCTGTTGGCGATAATGACAAAGAGAGCAAGGTTTTGGTCGGAAATCATCGCTAG
- the LOC135642254 gene encoding uncharacterized protein LOC135642254 yields the protein MLNMRVQLLRRGHLLARHLRPPPPLTKLSPSAAVPFLGAALRPFSSPSDSQTPPPPSESSSAAPPASISEAREADPPIEDVSNKELKRRLEKYYEADDEEPLGSVLEAIWARRLSKKHEETDDELMEELRMAPLSNVKDREFESDFEELHDTDEEIENLYDTRQYVEKKLMSDEFFNMDDRKWDDMIREATEKGFLKDTKECEEILEDMLNYDKLLPDEIKQKVETKFDELGAMCERGELEPEQAYQLFKEFEDEMVLEYAKIMEAEQPPEEDAIAEADENAELDDPPGEGPILRWESRVVFGPGGDAWHPQNRKVKLSVTVKELGLSRHAFKRLREVVGKRYNAGKDELTIISERFEHREENRKDCLRTLYALIEDAAKADKLVEETLNAYVKDQLKANPYFMERLKAKTAKSQVCHSGA from the exons ATGCTGAACATGAGAGTTCAGCTCCTCCGTCGTGGCCATCTCCTGGCCCGCCACCTCCGCCCTCCTCCGCCTCTCACAAAACTCTCTCCCTCCGCCGCCGTCCCCTTCCTCGGTGCCGCCCTCCGCCCCTTCTCCTCGCCCTCGGACTCCCAAACCCCACCTCCTCCCTCTGAATCCAGCTCCGCGGCGCCACCGGCCTCTATTTCCGAAGCCCGCGAGGCCGATCCCCCCATCGAGGACGTCAGCAACAAAG AGCTGAAGCGCCGGCTGGAGAAGTACTACGAGGCGGATGACGAGGAGCCTCTTGGGTCGGTCTTGGAAGCAATTTGGGCGCGGCGTTTGTCCAAGAAGCACGAGGAGACCGATGACGAGCTGATGGAAGAGCTGCGGATGGCACCGCTGTCGAATGTGAAAGACCGGGAGTTCGAGTCGGACTTTGAGGAGTTGCACGATACGGATGAGGAGATAGAAAATCTTTACGATACGAGGCAATATGTGGAGAAGAAGCTGATGAGCGATGAGTTCTTCAATATGGATGACCGCAAGTGGGATGATATGATCAGGGAGGCCACCGAGAAGGGGTTCTTGAAGGACACCAAGGAGTGCGAGGAGATCCTGGAGGATATGCTCAACTATGACAAACTCCTACCAG ATGAGATAAAACAGAAGGTGGAGACAAAGTTCGATGAATTGGGAGCCATGTGTGAAAGAGGAGAGCTTGAACCTGAACAGGCCTATCAGTTGTTTAAAGAGTTTGAGGATGAGATGGTTTTGGAATATGCCAAAATAATGGAAGCAGAACAACCTCCTGAAGAAGATGCAATTGCTGAAGCAGACGAGAATGCAGAATTAGATGACCCGCCTGGTGAAGGACCTATTTTAAGATGGGAGTCCCGTGTCGTATTTGGTCCTGGTGGTGATGCATGGCACCCACAGAATAGAAAAGTTAAACTTTCAGTGACTGTGAAGGAGCTGGGTCTTTCAAGGCACGCTTTTAAGAGATTAAGGGAAGTAGTTGGCAAAAGGTATAATGCGGGTAAAGATGAGCTCACTATAATCAGTGAAAG GTTTGAACATCGGGAGGAGAACAGAAAGGATTGTCTTAGGACACTCTATGCGTTGATAGAAGATGCAGCAAAAGCTGATAAGCTGGTAGAAGAGACTCTAAACGCCTATGTCAAGGACCAACTCAAAGCTAATCCGTACTTCATGGAGAGGTTAAAGGCTAAAACTGCAAAGTCACAAGTGTGTCACTCAGGTGCATGA
- the LOC103990432 gene encoding protein AE7, with protein MVVGLLNANPIVYKKKERRARNVPTVIDEYAVEPIDEQEIFDYIRDIKDPEHPYSLEELKVVTEDSIEANDKQSYVRVTFTPTIEHCSMATLIGLCLRVKLMRSLPSRYKVDIRVAPGRHATEAEVNKQLNDKERVAAALENPNLLELVDSCLESTYA; from the exons ATGGTGGTTGGATTGCTCAATGCTAATCCCATAGTTTATAAAAAGAAAGAACGGCGGGCTCGCAATGTGCCAACCGTCATAGATGAGTATGCAGTGGAGCCGATTGATGAACAAGAAATTTTTG ACTATATAAGAGATATAAAGGACCCAGAACATCCATATTCGTTGGAAGAGTTGAAAGTGGTAACAGAGGACTCGATTGAAGCCAATGATAAGCAGAGTTATGTTAG GGTCACTTTTACTCCAACAATTGAGCATTGTAGTATGGCTACGCTTATTGGACTTTGCCTTCGTGTAAAGCTTATGCGCAGTCTTCCTTCTCGTTACAAG GTGGATATCAGGGTGGCTCCAGGAAGACATGCAACTGAAGCTGAAG TGAATAAGCAGTTAAACGATAAAGAACGAGTAGCGGCAGCTCTGGAGAATCCCAACTTATTGGAATTGGTTGACTCATGCTTAGAGTCGACGTATGCGTGA